In a single window of the Allobranchiibius huperziae genome:
- a CDS encoding PucR family transcriptional regulator: MDDLGSTLLELVRGDPDAVAEVGGVAIHDPLDRPVLPVGALVLGVGLSGVEDITDLLGELGRSRAAALVLRSPVTLNPRVSEAADDAGVVLLGLTRGATWVQLDAMLRSLLADGDVGAGPGGPESLGGLPSGDLFAVANAIAALLDAPVTIEDRSNRVLAFSGRQDETDQGRIETVLGLQVPDRYARVLTERGVFGELFRSSEPIAVDPVPDRLGDPGASLPRAAIAVRAGDELLGSIWAVLDQPLDDARAATLKEAAKLVALHLLRVRAGADVGRRLRAELVGTALEGGAGAREAVDRLGLKGRPTVVLALCEMRTPADTRTAAAVQVADHANDRQRLTDAFAMHLSAVQPASATALIGTTVYGLLPVSGADQEPWAVRVATDFIDRIGDRLPSIVGVGPTALDAEGLAHARQYADRTVRVLRELGGAPRVAQMSDVYISSLLSELRDQVTVRGDRVTGPLARLVSYDAVHGTDLVQTLRAWLDAFGDVNAAAAVLFVHPNTFRYRLRRLAEVGELDLADPDARFAALLQLRIFPIP, encoded by the coding sequence ATGGACGACCTGGGCAGCACCCTTCTGGAGCTGGTGCGCGGTGACCCTGACGCGGTCGCCGAGGTCGGGGGCGTCGCCATCCACGACCCGCTGGACCGGCCGGTCCTGCCGGTCGGCGCTCTCGTGCTGGGAGTCGGCTTGTCCGGCGTCGAGGACATCACCGATCTTCTCGGTGAACTCGGCAGGAGTCGCGCTGCCGCCCTGGTGCTGCGGTCGCCCGTCACGTTGAACCCGCGGGTGTCCGAGGCCGCCGATGATGCCGGGGTGGTTCTGCTCGGCCTGACGCGCGGTGCGACGTGGGTGCAACTGGACGCGATGCTGCGCTCGTTGCTCGCCGACGGTGACGTGGGCGCGGGACCCGGCGGTCCCGAATCACTCGGAGGGTTGCCGTCCGGTGATCTGTTCGCGGTGGCGAACGCGATCGCCGCGCTCCTGGACGCCCCCGTCACGATCGAGGACCGCAGCAACCGGGTCCTGGCGTTCTCGGGGCGGCAGGACGAGACCGATCAGGGCCGGATCGAGACCGTGCTCGGACTGCAGGTCCCTGACCGGTACGCCAGGGTGCTCACCGAGAGGGGCGTCTTCGGAGAACTCTTCCGCAGCAGCGAGCCGATCGCGGTCGACCCGGTGCCCGACCGCCTGGGTGACCCGGGCGCCAGCCTTCCCAGGGCGGCGATCGCGGTCCGGGCGGGGGATGAGTTGCTCGGATCGATCTGGGCGGTGTTGGACCAGCCGTTGGACGACGCGCGCGCGGCGACCCTGAAGGAGGCGGCGAAGCTGGTCGCCTTGCACCTGTTGCGGGTGCGCGCTGGAGCAGATGTGGGGCGACGGCTACGAGCGGAACTGGTGGGCACGGCGTTGGAGGGCGGTGCCGGAGCCCGCGAGGCCGTCGACCGGCTCGGCCTGAAGGGGCGCCCGACGGTGGTGCTCGCGCTGTGCGAGATGCGGACACCGGCCGACACCCGCACGGCGGCCGCAGTGCAGGTCGCCGACCATGCGAATGACCGGCAGCGGCTCACCGACGCCTTCGCCATGCACTTGTCGGCCGTGCAGCCGGCATCCGCGACCGCGCTCATCGGTACCACCGTCTACGGGCTGCTGCCGGTGTCCGGCGCCGACCAGGAGCCGTGGGCCGTCCGAGTCGCCACCGACTTCATCGACAGGATCGGCGACCGGTTGCCCTCGATCGTGGGTGTCGGCCCGACAGCGTTGGATGCTGAAGGGCTCGCGCACGCCCGGCAGTACGCCGATCGGACCGTACGGGTGCTGCGAGAGTTGGGCGGCGCCCCTCGAGTCGCCCAGATGTCTGATGTCTACATCTCGTCGCTGCTGTCCGAGCTGCGGGACCAGGTCACGGTTCGCGGCGACCGGGTCACCGGTCCGCTCGCGCGGCTGGTGTCGTACGACGCCGTGCACGGCACGGATCTGGTCCAGACCCTGCGAGCGTGGCTGGACGCGTTCGGCGACGTGAACGCGGCGGCGGCCGTGCTCTTCGTGCACCCCAACACCTTCCGCTATCGGCTGCGTCGCCTGGCAGAGGTGGGCGAGCTGGACCTTGCCGATCCGGACGCGCGGTTCGCCGCTCTACTGCAGCTACGGATCTTCCCGATCCCCTGA
- the menC gene encoding o-succinylbenzoate synthase, translating into MKLTGFELRRIGLPLAAPFRTSFGTQTHRDILLVRAVTGDAEGWGECVTLPDPLYSEEYVDGAVDVLTRFLIPALAGADDVDGARVATVLAPFKGHRMAKAALEMAVLDAELKELGRPLARELGAVHPRVPCGVSVGIMDSVPQLLDAVGGYLEQGYVRVKLKIEPGWDVAPVRAVRNRFGGEVLLQVDANTAYTLADARHLAQLDAFDLLLIEQPLEEDDILGHAQLARQLSTPVCLDESITSARTAAAAISLGACSVINIKPGRVGGYLEARRIHDLCVAHGVAVWCGGMLETGIGRAANVALAALPGFTLPGDTSASDRYYRTDITSPFVLDDGYLDVPAGAGIGVEPLAEELDATTTWTQWIPL; encoded by the coding sequence ATGAAGCTCACCGGGTTCGAACTGCGCAGGATCGGGCTGCCGCTCGCGGCGCCGTTCCGGACGTCGTTCGGCACCCAGACCCACCGCGACATCCTGCTGGTACGAGCGGTCACCGGGGACGCGGAGGGCTGGGGCGAGTGTGTGACACTTCCCGACCCGTTGTACTCCGAGGAGTACGTCGACGGCGCCGTCGACGTGCTCACCCGCTTCCTGATCCCAGCACTGGCCGGGGCCGATGACGTGGACGGCGCCCGGGTCGCCACGGTGCTGGCCCCGTTCAAAGGACATCGGATGGCGAAGGCCGCCCTGGAGATGGCGGTGCTCGACGCGGAGCTGAAAGAGCTGGGAAGGCCGCTCGCGCGCGAGCTCGGAGCCGTCCATCCGCGGGTGCCCTGCGGGGTCTCGGTCGGGATCATGGACTCGGTGCCCCAGCTGCTGGACGCGGTCGGCGGGTATCTCGAGCAGGGGTATGTGCGCGTCAAGCTCAAGATCGAGCCGGGGTGGGACGTCGCGCCGGTCCGCGCGGTCCGGAATCGCTTCGGCGGCGAGGTGCTGTTGCAGGTGGACGCCAACACCGCCTACACCCTCGCCGACGCGCGGCACCTCGCTCAGCTGGATGCGTTCGACCTGCTGCTCATCGAGCAGCCGTTGGAGGAGGACGACATCCTCGGGCACGCCCAGCTGGCTCGGCAGTTGAGCACACCGGTGTGTCTGGACGAGTCCATCACCTCCGCTCGCACGGCCGCCGCGGCCATCTCGCTCGGCGCATGCTCGGTCATCAACATCAAACCCGGTCGCGTGGGCGGTTACCTCGAGGCCCGCCGAATCCACGACCTGTGCGTCGCGCACGGCGTCGCGGTCTGGTGCGGAGGCATGTTGGAGACCGGCATCGGGCGAGCGGCGAACGTCGCGTTGGCAGCCCTGCCGGGCTTCACGCTCCCCGGTGACACGTCGGCATCCGACCGGTACTACCGCACCGACATCACGTCGCCCTTCGTCCTGGACGACGGCTACCTCGACGTGCCCGCCGGCGCGGGCATCGGGGTCGAGCCCCTGGCCGAGGAGCTGGACGCCACGACGACATGGACGCAATGGATCCCGTTGTGA
- a CDS encoding GNAT family N-acetyltransferase, with protein sequence MSVHVEVGLGAATRAADEAARRAGVVIRELSEVADLQDIVALYDSVWQRESGPLLTAELLRAFAKAGNYVVGAFDGRSLVGACVGFFSAPADSSLHSHISGVSTAARRRNVGFAMKVHQRAWAMRRGASRITWTFDPLVARNAWFNVVKLAADPSEYLTDFYGGMHDGINGPDGSDRLLVSWELGAGSVARACLGQIRPGDAAHERALGACVALGISASGAPVAGSGDASTHLVAVPPDIEGLRATRPRLATDWRIALRESLGGLLTSGAWIDGFDRSGWYVVRQDTAPPITARHSGGAR encoded by the coding sequence ATGAGCGTGCACGTCGAAGTGGGTCTGGGCGCTGCGACGCGGGCCGCGGACGAAGCGGCGCGACGGGCCGGTGTGGTCATCCGGGAATTGAGCGAGGTCGCGGATCTGCAGGACATCGTGGCGCTCTACGACAGTGTCTGGCAGCGCGAATCGGGACCGTTGCTCACAGCGGAGCTGCTGCGCGCGTTCGCGAAGGCGGGCAACTACGTGGTGGGCGCGTTCGACGGCAGATCCCTGGTGGGCGCCTGCGTCGGATTCTTCTCCGCGCCCGCCGACAGTTCGTTGCACAGTCACATCTCCGGGGTGTCCACCGCCGCGCGCCGACGCAACGTCGGATTCGCGATGAAGGTGCACCAACGGGCGTGGGCCATGCGACGCGGAGCGTCCCGGATCACCTGGACGTTCGACCCTCTGGTGGCGCGCAACGCGTGGTTCAACGTGGTCAAGCTCGCAGCCGACCCGTCGGAATACCTGACCGACTTCTACGGCGGTATGCACGACGGCATCAACGGTCCCGACGGGAGCGACCGGCTGCTGGTGAGCTGGGAGTTGGGAGCCGGATCGGTCGCGAGAGCGTGCCTGGGGCAGATCCGGCCCGGGGACGCCGCGCACGAGCGCGCCCTGGGGGCCTGCGTCGCCCTCGGGATCTCCGCCTCCGGGGCGCCGGTCGCCGGCTCCGGCGACGCGTCCACGCACCTGGTCGCCGTACCCCCGGACATCGAGGGTCTGCGCGCGACGCGGCCCCGGCTGGCCACCGACTGGCGGATCGCCCTGCGGGAGTCGCTCGGCGGGCTGCTGACGTCCGGTGCGTGGATCGACGGATTCGATCGCAGCGGCTGGTACGTCGTGCGTCAGGACACCGCACCACCGATCACCGCCCGACACTCAGGAGGCGCCCGATGA
- a CDS encoding DUF4331 domain-containing protein yields MSSHREAPEISKDPSADNTDVYAFVSPDKPGTVTLIANFMPFELPYGGPNFNEFADTVVYTINVSNSGRALADISYQFTFKTQVRNPNSFLYNVGPISSPTDANWNRPQTFTVERVDLTPPPKYFPRHLSGILGKDLTCPPVNVGIRSTPNYPTLAAKSYHQLAGGRMVFAGQRADGFHVDLGSIFDLGDLRPFQGAYNKGIPPVLANMPGVNGLLDLNVHTIAIQVPLSDLTVDGKTPTDVMSANSVIGVWATASRSTSRILNKKTGKYDNYGAWTQVSRLGNPLVNEVINPMGEKDLWNINPPRLDSQFAKYVLQPELANLIANVLYPTAFPNLAAYVKSKKPRADLAAILLTGIPKGVVPGFQNYTGSVQADMLRLNLAVPPTAPSKANKIGLIAGDAAGFPNGRRPIDDVTAIELRAVAGATIPLVDKSYKPDAAATSLNDGSTEGTANDNAPYGVAYLSSFPYLSNPNSGFTSKPGKPGGQTVN; encoded by the coding sequence ATGTCCTCGCACCGCGAAGCGCCAGAAATCTCCAAGGATCCCTCCGCTGATAACACGGATGTCTATGCATTCGTCAGCCCCGACAAACCGGGCACCGTGACGTTGATCGCCAACTTCATGCCGTTCGAACTGCCTTACGGCGGACCGAATTTCAACGAATTCGCGGACACGGTGGTCTACACCATCAACGTGTCGAACAGCGGCCGCGCTCTCGCCGACATCTCCTACCAGTTCACCTTCAAGACGCAGGTGCGTAACCCCAACTCCTTCCTCTACAACGTGGGGCCCATCTCTTCCCCGACCGATGCGAACTGGAACCGCCCGCAGACGTTCACCGTGGAGCGCGTGGACCTCACGCCGCCGCCGAAGTACTTCCCGCGACACCTCAGCGGGATCCTGGGTAAGGATCTGACCTGCCCGCCGGTCAACGTCGGTATCCGCAGCACCCCGAACTATCCGACCCTGGCGGCGAAGAGCTACCACCAGCTCGCGGGCGGGCGCATGGTGTTCGCAGGACAGCGCGCCGATGGGTTCCACGTCGACCTCGGCAGCATCTTCGACCTGGGCGACCTGCGTCCCTTCCAGGGTGCGTACAACAAGGGCATCCCACCGGTCCTGGCCAACATGCCCGGTGTGAACGGCCTGTTGGACTTGAATGTGCACACCATCGCCATCCAGGTGCCGTTGTCCGATCTGACGGTCGACGGCAAGACCCCGACGGACGTGATGTCCGCGAACTCGGTGATCGGTGTGTGGGCCACGGCCAGCCGCTCCACCAGCCGTATCCTCAACAAGAAGACCGGCAAGTACGACAACTACGGTGCGTGGACGCAGGTCTCGCGACTGGGCAACCCGCTGGTCAACGAGGTCATCAACCCGATGGGCGAGAAGGACCTCTGGAACATCAACCCGCCCCGGTTGGACAGCCAGTTCGCCAAGTACGTGCTGCAGCCCGAGCTTGCCAACCTCATCGCCAACGTCCTCTACCCGACGGCGTTCCCCAACCTGGCGGCGTACGTCAAGTCCAAGAAGCCGCGTGCGGACCTTGCAGCCATCCTGCTGACGGGCATCCCGAAGGGTGTTGTCCCGGGCTTCCAGAACTACACCGGTTCGGTCCAGGCCGACATGCTGCGGTTGAATCTGGCAGTCCCGCCCACGGCCCCCAGCAAGGCCAACAAGATCGGCTTGATCGCCGGAGATGCGGCTGGATTCCCGAACGGGCGACGCCCGATCGACGACGTCACCGCCATCGAGCTGCGTGCGGTGGCGGGAGCGACCATCCCGCTGGTCGACAAGAGCTACAAGCCGGACGCAGCGGCAACCTCGCTGAACGACGGTTCGACCGAGGGCACGGCCAACGACAATGCGCCGTACGGTGTGGCGTACCTCAGTTCGTTCCCGTACCTGTCGAACCCGAACAGTGGTTTCACCTCCAAGCCGGGCAAGCCGGGCGGGCAGACCGTCAATTGA